In a genomic window of Pantoea agglomerans:
- a CDS encoding ABC transporter substrate-binding protein, which translates to MKKVMLMLAALLIAAAAPAEAAQKVRLLLDWFVNPNHAAIFAAKESGAFARQGLDVEMIAPADSASVPLLLAAGKADLAVGYQPQLYTLVDKGVPAIRVGTLIDQPLNTLTALKSSDIHRLKDFEEKTLGYAIPGFEDVAIQTMLRSAGVDVDKVKLINLNMDAASALLSHKISGAMTIYRNYELLELKQQGADTLTFKPEDHGVPAYDELILLANANTAATDPRIGKFLHGLNEGVAYLRAHPQAVWQAFIRAYPELDTPLNHQAWQATLPLFASDAGRFDAARYQAFARYMLDNKLISQMAPMTRYSLPSQ; encoded by the coding sequence GTGAAAAAAGTGATGCTGATGCTGGCGGCGCTGCTGATCGCTGCGGCCGCGCCCGCCGAGGCGGCGCAGAAGGTGCGCCTGCTGCTCGACTGGTTCGTTAATCCCAACCATGCGGCGATCTTTGCCGCCAAAGAGAGCGGCGCCTTTGCGCGTCAGGGGTTGGACGTCGAGATGATTGCGCCGGCGGACTCCGCCTCGGTGCCGCTGCTGCTTGCGGCAGGGAAGGCGGACCTCGCCGTAGGCTACCAGCCGCAGCTCTACACGCTGGTGGATAAAGGGGTGCCGGCGATCCGCGTCGGCACGCTGATCGACCAGCCGCTCAATACCCTGACCGCGCTGAAAAGCAGCGATATCCACAGGCTAAAAGATTTCGAGGAAAAAACGCTCGGCTACGCTATTCCCGGCTTTGAGGATGTCGCCATCCAGACCATGCTCAGGTCAGCGGGCGTGGACGTTGATAAGGTGAAGTTGATCAACCTCAATATGGATGCCGCCTCGGCGCTGCTCAGCCACAAAATCAGCGGCGCGATGACCATTTATCGCAACTATGAGCTGCTGGAGCTTAAGCAGCAGGGCGCGGATACCCTGACGTTCAAGCCGGAAGATCACGGGGTGCCCGCCTATGACGAACTGATCCTGCTGGCCAACGCTAATACGGCGGCGACCGATCCGCGCATTGGCAAGTTTCTTCACGGGCTGAACGAGGGGGTGGCTTACCTGCGCGCGCATCCGCAAGCGGTCTGGCAGGCATTTATCCGCGCTTACCCGGAACTCGATACGCCGCTTAACCATCAGGCGTGGCAGGCGACGCTGCCGCTGTTCGCCAGCGATGCCGGCCGATTCGACGCGGCGCGCTATCAGGCTTTTGCCCGTTATATGCTGGACAATAAGCTTATCAGCCAGATGGCACCGATGACGCGCTACTCGCTGCCGTCGCAGTAA
- a CDS encoding ABC transporter permease: MIKRLLSLAWLLAIVGGAWQLARYSGVPAFMLPSPQAVGQALRQQHALLAHHALYTLGEIALALLLGGGAGVLLAIAMAASPLLRRLLFPLVAASQTIPVFALAPLLVLWLGFGVASKVAVAALIVFFPLCLSLFDGLCRTPPGWLELAQTMNRSRLRLFLHVRWPAALPNFFSGLQMAAILAPVGVVIGEWVGASEGLGYLMMHASARLDTPLSFAALALLMLLALLLSGVVALLRRRFLYSA; the protein is encoded by the coding sequence ATGATTAAGCGCCTGCTAAGCCTGGCCTGGCTGCTGGCGATCGTCGGCGGCGCGTGGCAGCTGGCGCGCTACAGCGGCGTGCCCGCATTTATGCTGCCCTCTCCGCAGGCGGTGGGGCAGGCGCTACGGCAACAGCACGCTCTGCTGGCCCATCACGCGCTCTATACTCTCGGCGAGATTGCGCTGGCGCTGCTGCTGGGCGGCGGCGCGGGCGTGCTGCTGGCGATCGCGATGGCCGCCAGTCCGCTGCTGCGCCGCCTGCTGTTTCCGCTGGTCGCCGCCAGCCAGACCATTCCGGTATTCGCGCTGGCGCCGCTGCTGGTGCTGTGGCTCGGCTTCGGCGTCGCCTCCAAAGTGGCGGTCGCGGCGCTGATCGTCTTTTTCCCGCTCTGTCTGTCGCTGTTTGACGGGCTGTGTCGCACGCCGCCCGGCTGGCTGGAGCTGGCGCAGACCATGAACCGATCGCGGCTGCGGCTGTTTCTGCACGTGCGCTGGCCCGCCGCGCTGCCGAACTTCTTTTCCGGCCTGCAGATGGCGGCGATCCTCGCGCCAGTAGGCGTGGTGATCGGCGAATGGGTCGGTGCCAGCGAAGGGCTTGGCTATCTGATGATGCACGCCAGCGCGCGTCTCGACACGCCGCTCAGTTTCGCCGCGCTGGCGCTGTTAATGCTGCTGGCGCTGCTGTTATCCGGCGTTGTCGCGCTGCTGCGCCGCCGCTTTCTCTACTCTGCATAA
- a CDS encoding ABC transporter ATP-binding protein — protein MSLTPCGPDILFDDVTFGWQSKPLCARFSLRLRGGKTSALLGRSGAGKSTLLRLAAGLSTPQQGGVSSSLPGALSQQVAWMGQRDDLYPWLSVRDNVMLSARLNGQRPDGKRAEALLAQVDLAGLGDARPDSLSGGMRQRVALARTLYQDRPVVLMDEPFAALDVMTRLRLQSLTAGLLRGKTLLLVTHDPLEACRLAHDIWLLEDVPLRVRDVPAPDGEVPRAAQSEAILRAQSQLFQLLSHD, from the coding sequence ATGAGCCTGACGCCGTGCGGCCCCGATATTCTCTTCGACGACGTCACCTTCGGCTGGCAGAGCAAACCCCTCTGCGCGCGCTTTAGCCTGCGGCTGCGCGGCGGCAAAACCAGCGCGCTGCTGGGCCGCAGCGGCGCGGGCAAGAGCACGCTGCTGCGACTGGCGGCGGGTCTGTCGACGCCGCAGCAGGGAGGCGTCAGCAGCTCGCTGCCGGGGGCGCTGTCGCAGCAGGTCGCCTGGATGGGGCAGCGTGACGATCTCTATCCCTGGCTGTCGGTGCGCGACAACGTCATGCTCAGCGCACGGCTCAACGGCCAGCGGCCCGACGGCAAACGCGCCGAGGCGCTGCTGGCGCAGGTTGACCTCGCCGGGCTGGGGGATGCGCGGCCCGATTCCCTCTCCGGCGGCATGCGCCAGCGCGTCGCGCTGGCGCGCACCCTCTATCAGGATCGCCCGGTGGTGCTGATGGATGAGCCGTTCGCCGCGCTCGACGTGATGACCCGACTCCGTCTGCAGAGCCTGACCGCCGGGCTGCTGCGCGGTAAAACGCTGCTGCTGGTGACGCACGATCCGCTCGAGGCGTGCCGCCTGGCGCATGATATCTGGCTGCTGGAGGATGTGCCGCTGCGCGTCCGCGACGTGCCCGCCCCCGATGGCGAGGTGCCGCGCGCGGCGCAGTCAGAGGCGATCCTGCGGGCGCAAAGCCAGCTGTTTCAGTTGCTCAGCCATGATTAA
- a CDS encoding HesA/MoeB/ThiF family protein, producing the protein MNRYQRQQMLPEIGEAGERRLRAARVLVVGAGGLGSALLPLLAGAGVGFLRIWDPDRVELHNLHRQTLYTEEDVGQPKAFCAARALAARNRDCITEAQQQALRASTVGQALSQVDLAIDAADSFAVTYTLSDACQLRNIPLISASVLGRQGYVGGFCGTAPGYRALFPRLPASAASCATAGVMGPAVATLGAMQAQMALSVLLGLTPSPLGSLVNCDFSQWHFRAFRFDDAQEPTQPAVPFIDRDLLRDDDCILELRSLAEAPHSVAAQVERLLPEAIATWQPPVGRRVVLVCASGIRAAKAADALAQRGVSQLAIIAANQL; encoded by the coding sequence ATGAATCGTTATCAGCGGCAGCAGATGCTGCCGGAAATCGGCGAGGCGGGAGAGCGGCGGCTGCGCGCCGCGCGCGTGCTGGTGGTCGGCGCGGGCGGGCTGGGATCGGCGCTGCTGCCGCTGCTGGCGGGGGCGGGCGTCGGCTTTCTGCGCATCTGGGACCCTGACCGGGTGGAGCTGCACAATCTGCATCGCCAGACGCTCTACACCGAGGAGGATGTTGGCCAGCCGAAGGCGTTTTGCGCCGCGCGTGCGCTGGCCGCGCGCAACCGCGACTGCATCACCGAGGCGCAGCAGCAGGCGCTGCGCGCCAGTACCGTCGGGCAGGCGCTGTCGCAGGTGGACCTGGCGATCGACGCGGCGGACAGCTTCGCCGTGACCTATACGCTCTCCGACGCCTGCCAGCTGCGCAATATTCCGCTGATCAGCGCCTCGGTGCTGGGACGGCAGGGCTATGTCGGTGGCTTTTGCGGCACCGCGCCGGGCTATCGTGCCCTGTTTCCGCGGCTGCCCGCCTCGGCCGCCAGCTGTGCGACCGCGGGCGTTATGGGGCCAGCGGTGGCAACGCTGGGCGCGATGCAGGCGCAGATGGCGCTCAGCGTGCTGCTTGGCCTGACGCCGTCGCCGCTCGGTAGCCTGGTGAACTGCGACTTTAGCCAGTGGCACTTCCGCGCCTTTCGCTTTGACGACGCACAGGAGCCGACGCAGCCCGCCGTTCCCTTTATCGATCGCGATCTGCTGCGTGACGATGACTGTATCCTTGAGCTGCGCAGCCTGGCGGAAGCGCCGCACAGCGTGGCGGCGCAGGTCGAGCGGCTGCTGCCTGAGGCGATCGCCACATGGCAGCCGCCGGTCGGTCGGCGCGTGGTGCTGGTGTGCGCCAGCGGCATTCGGGCGGCGAAGGCGGCGGACGCGCTGGCGCAGCGCGGCGTCAGCCAGCTGGCGATTATCGCGGCGAACCAGCTATGA